In the Balaenoptera acutorostrata chromosome 16, mBalAcu1.1, whole genome shotgun sequence genome, ATGATGGGATTCTGGGTGAGACAGCATTCTAGGCAGGAGCTGGGGGATTTCATGAAGGGGTGGATCAGAGGTGGGTTTTATAGAATGGATGAAGTTCAGCAGCTGAAGGGAAGTTCAGTGAAAGGgcgagagaaagaagagagatagATAACtgatcagagagaaaatatacCAGAAAAGGCATGGAGGCAATCTTTGTTAATTTCCACCTATGCAActgacaaagattttttttttttttaattttattttatggctgtgttgggtcttcatctctgtgcgagggctttctctagttgcggcaagtgggggccgctcttcatcgcggtgcgcgggcctctcactgtcgcggcctctctcgttgcggagcacaggctccagacgcgcaggctcagcaattgtggctcacgggcctagtcgctccgcggcatgtgggatcttcccagaccagggctcgaacccatgtcccctgcattggcaggcagattctcaaccactgcgccaccagggaagcccgacaaagattttttaaagtaatatttggTGCTGGCAAAAGTGAAGTGAGATAAGCAGCATCATTATACTCTGTTTggagtataaattggtgcagcatttatttctggaaagcaatttAGCGTATATGCATTGATAGCCTAAAAATGCTCATAACTTCTGGCCTAATGATCCCATTCCTGGTGAGATGGTTAAAGATGTACCCCAAATTTTTATATGTAAGGATCTGCATCGAATTGTTACTCATAGTCATGAAACTGTGGGAAGACCCTAAATGTTCAAGTTTATACAAAATTCAcaattgtatataatttttaaacgtTCTGCACTGAGCttatattagtttttttcttttcgtttaattaaactttgaaaaaaaaagaaaatacaggtggTCTGTTCAGGGAACTGAGTAGTCCCCCTTCTCTGGAGCCCAGATTATATTCAAGGAATTCACAGGGAATAGTAAGAGAGGTGTGGAGAGCTTCCAGGGGAGGCTGGGACCCTGGTAACTGGTTGGATAGAGAGAAGTCTGTAAGGATGCTGGGAAACTGCAAGTGTAAATAGGGGACTTGAGGTGCTTTGGGTGCATAGCGGGAGAAATTTAAGTGCTGTTTTGGGTCCTTTGAGTTGGAGATGTCTTCTGAACATCAAGAGGAGCTTTCCAGTAGTCAGTTCTGGAGCCCAAGTGAGTGGGCAGGGCTGACCATTCAtatattcactcactcattcagtcCACGTTGGTTAAGCATTTACTGTATGCCAAGGGCTGTACTGGGTCCTGCAGATGCAAAAAGAAAGGGTCTTCTGTTCTAGTGGGAGAGTTTTGTAGAGGTTGTTGGGAGTGGAGAAGGTGACCAAAGGGAGAGAACGTGGAAGGGGAAAACTTCGGGCTGAGAACAGGGCTAGAGCACTTCCTTGCAACTCCCAAGGACTCAgcagtgagacaggctgggatcTTAGCATATCAGGCTGACAAGAGAAGGGGTGTGTCCAGGACATGGTAGGGTATGCCTGGGGATATGGGGCTTGGCGTTCAGAAGGAACCTTCAGGAAAAACACAGCCTGAAGTGCAATAGACAGTGTCCAAAGGGGCAAAAGAGTCTTGGGCCCAGTTCCAGAGGCAGCCAGATCCAAGGGGAGCTGGTGTGATGGGGGCGTTAGCAGCAGCAGGAGGTCTGGGTGATCCTCAAAGTCAGGTGGGGATCTGCTTCTCTGGACTTTTCTACCCCATCAGAACTGGACTCTGGCCCACAGTTGCGGTGTAGGGAACTGGGTCCAGTCTCTACAGGGTTTGGCAAGAACTAGGCTGGGTCAGATGCTGCTCAAAGCCAAAGAAGGTGAAGATTAAGAACCTGATGAGGCATTGGAAGCAACAGGTTTTGAATTCTGCTTCTAGAAGTTTAATAgtaaattggggcttccctggcgggtggttaagactccacgcttccactgcaggggccacgggttcgatccttgctcagggaactaagatcccacatgccgtgtggtgcagccaaaagaataataataaataaatacattttataaaaacagTAAATAAGAGTTAAGAGAAAGTCACTTCAGTGAGTTATGAAGCCAGAGGAGGGCAATTTGAGGTTCTTATTTTTTATGATAGAGGAGCCCTGTACATATTTGTAGATGAAGGAAAGAGAATCAGTAGAGTTGGGTGGCTGGAGatgaggggaaggaaaggagataTTTGATGAAACAAGTCATGGGGAAAGAAGTAAGGGGTGGGCTCAAAGGCCTAAGTGAAGCTTGGCAAAGAGGAGGGTCACCCCACTGCTAAGCCTTCTCTGTgctaaacaatatatttattaatgtaaTACATTGTTCTAGTTATCATAGAAATacaccaccactagagaaagtTTGGAAAATAGAAACATAATCCTACCACATTAACCACaacagctattattatttttgtacatttcctTCCATAGTAATATTAACAGAGACTTTTTCCATAGTTTTAATGAGTACATAAATTCCTCACATCTTGCGTTTTCCACTTAATGTGAGAGAACAAACATTTTCTAGGTTGCTACGTAGTCTTCATAATTACTTAAATAATATCCCATCAAGTAGTACAATAATTGATTCCACTAGTCCCctaactttttaaactgttctttaaaaaataggtaCTATGAataaactgtaattaaaatgttCGTGTATATACATATTCTAGATGATCTCCTTAGGCTGGATTCTCAGAAGTTACATTAGTAGGTCAAAGAGAATGAACATAATTTTCACGGCTCTTGTTATCTTTTACTTTGTGCTTGCCTCAAAATTGCTGGTTCTCAATTTTACAGTCACCAAAGTGAGTccctttttctgaattctttactTTCCTAAATTGGGAAGTCCACACGGCTCAGTGTAGAAAAGATCATCATAACCTCCCAGAATTCTCCAAGCCAGTGATCTCTAGTGTCACCTTTGGCTGTTAATGTCCCTGGTCAGAGGGCTCAGGAGACCCAGTGCTGTTGCATATTTTAAGTCGCTTGGGTTGCCATGCTGTACAGACCCTGCTTACAATTTTACTATAACTGGTTTGCCTCTTACCTGCTAACCTCTTACCTCTGACCTACTCACCGCTTACCTACTAACTTCACCCTCCTGCTAACGTGCTGCCGGGTACTGCATGAGGCCAAAGATGACTGATGGGGAAGGTTGTCCTTCCTCCGTGCTGGGGCTGCTCTTGCTGAGGCTGAGCTCAAAGCCACCCACTCGTCCCACCTGCTGCGCACCTCAGGGTGTTGGCTCCACTTCAAAGGCAACCCCATGGGTGAAGAAAACAGAGATAAAGGCAAAGGCATGATAAGGTGGCCATAAATCTAAAAAGTAAGTTTTCTGGCATTATCAATTATCACTCATTTTCAAATAACGCATATGGAGTGGATATTCCagttttgggtgtgtgtgtgtttttttttttttattttaaagacctTTTAAAGAATTGTGCAATCCTTTACACCCTAACATGCTGTGCTTGGCATTAAGAAGCTGTCAGGGCTGACTTGTAAGTTGGAAGGGGTGAGGGTTGAGGATGGGCTGGTTTCTCGTGAGATGGCAGAGTCCAACACCCCTGGACTGCCGGTTTGCCCACGGAGAAAGCTCTGCTCCTTGGAGCCCTCGTTCTGGCCAGCAGTCTCACGAATGCACAGCCTGGGCGACAGAGAGtctcagaaagaaaggaaaactggcTTTATAAAATCTTGCCACCGCTTCCGGCAAAGCAGCCATCCTTGGCCATAAAGAAGAACACATTATTGGTGAGTATGTAGAAACGAgtgtcctgaaatatctctgTAAGATGCACTGTGGTACTTACACTGATACTATGAACCATTCAGCGGGAAAGTAAAGGACGGAAGAGATGAGCGCGCCTCTTGGGCCTCTTGCTGACACGTGGATCGTATCGTTTGTCCCCGCAGATACAAGCAAGGACGCGTCCTGCACAGAAAACTGTACCTGTTCCTCCTGCTCGCTCCTAGCCCCCACCATCAGCGACTTGCTCAATGACCAGGACTTACTAGACGTGATCAGGATAAAGCTGGATCCCTGTCACCCAACAGTCAAAAACTGGAGGAATTTCGCAAGCAAGTGGGGCATGCCCTACGATGAACTGTGTTTCCTGGAGCAGCGGCCCCAGAGCCCCACCCTGGAGTTCTTACTCCGGAACAGTCAGAGGACGGTGGGCCAGCTGATGGAGCTCTGCCGGCTCTACCACAGGGCCGACGTGGAGAAGGTCCTGCGCAGGTGGGTGGACGAAGAATGGCCCAGGAGGGGGCATGGAGAGCACCCCAGGAACTTCTAGACCTCGGCTTCTTCTCATCGGCCTCTTCGGACATTGAGCCGAGCCCAGGTTAAGGAGCAATGTGAATCTGTTCTTTTTTAAGTTTAGGCGAAGGACGTGGGACAGCGGACCTTGGTTTTCCCCAAAGCTGGTGGTTTTGTGGAGGGTAGGTTATGTTTTTGGTGGCGGATTTTCCTTTAGTTTTGCAcatctgtttttatttaatatttgaatCTGGAATTGGGAAAAATATGTTGTAGGCTCCTATAGGGACCAGGGCCAAAGCTACAATCAGAGTGGATTCATGCcatgatgaaaataaaagtatcCTCTCCCTTAAAAACTGAAGATTGAAGTCAGAACTAAAAGTCCTCATCCACAAGATCCTTTATGATTAATGACACTcccacagcttagaagaaaacCACGGAGAGAAGTTTCCCTTTAGTCTGTTACTCTTTTTGTTGTAAAGTACTCAGGTGAATTCACAGGCTGCTGGCATTGCGTGGTGATACTCTTCAGGACACATGCCATCTTTCTTATTCAAATACTTGTATAATCTGTGCACTATCAAAGAGGACTTTGCTTgagtatttttgaaagaaatgcaaaaaccGATGGTGATTGGGAGGACAGAGTCAGGAGTTAGCAGGGTAATAAGGACCATGGGAAAGGTGTTGACAAAGAGTAGGCCCTTTTGGTAcccttggctttttaaaaattaatttaatatttacttatatgtCTTGTATATCAGGCTGAGTGTTTCACCCCCAAGAGAAAGCTCAGTTAAGAAGTAAAAATTACCTGGCCTGTGGGTGAAATGCAACCCTGTCTAGCACCTACTACCCCACCTTAAAATAGGGCCCAATAATACTACACAGCACTTTAGCGAAGAAAGAGAAATCTTTACTGGTGATACTGGGAAAGAAGCTATGCATTAAAACCTAAATTTCAAAGGATTTTAAACCAAATGAAAAATTGGGTCCAAAGAATATCCCATGTTCTTGTTTGATGGTTTACTGTGGAAGGTGGGGTGGATGGGAGGGTTTGTTATTAGAGAGAATTTTCTAGGtttggggggtgggcggggagagggagagagaagcctTGGTTTACTTGACGATTTCATAGAAGTGCTCTTTGGTTTTGGCTATAGGTTTAGAAAATTAAGGCACTTTGTCCAGTTTGGGAGGATTCTGTTTAAATCCCTGACTAAGCAAAAATGATGAATGACATTGATTGGAGTACAAGGGAGATTAGGATTAACTCAAAAGAAAGTTGTTTCTTAAACCACTGACATTTTTTCCCGCTAGCAGTTAGAGCAGTTTTATGAGGTTGCTGGTATATAGTCAGCCTCACCGTCAAATGTAAACTCTAAACTTGCAAAATTACTATAGAGACTCACTTATCACTTCTGATTCAGTCAGTGCTAGTCACACCTAGCTCGTCTTGTCAGATTTAGCAGATAAATGTCAGGTTTATCAAAAGATGTACTCAAAGTAACAGCCAGGAATAAAatgtagagatttttaaaaaacggaGTCTTTTGCAACTTAACCTCTAGGGAGTGGTTGCTATGTACTGATTGTCAGCCGTGTTCCAGGCACCGTACAGAGCTTGTAAGGGCGCtcttatcttctaggagtttgatTTTATGTACCGTGTTCTCATTAGGCTGCGTGTGACATGTTCTCATGTGTTAGCCCAGAATGTACTGTGGGAAAGTATAGATGAGCCTTTGGCATTTATTATGGACATTTTAGGGAAATGGGACTGAAAGGTTGTGATTATTTAGTGTTTTGTGGTACCAGACCCTCCTTGCATCCTGATACCACCTTGGGATAGAAGGAGCGGGTCCTAGCCTGCCAGACGTCCTGCTCACTGCTGCCTGGCCAGGAGCCCCCGAaggtcccttccctcccccttgcaGCTGGGGACTCCCTGCATTCCTCCCTTCACAGTCCTCTCCGCCCCGGACAGACTTGTCACCTCAGCTCAACCCCAGCCTGCGGGGTCTGTGACCACCCTAGAggcaatgggggaggggagagggcagagaatGGGAGCGAAAACCCCTTTCTGCTCCTTTCCCCAGTCTGCGCcttcctcctcaccctccagGCCTTGACCTCCAGGTGACATCTCCACCCCCAGCTTGAGCATCATCCGGTGGAGGGCGGGTgggagggcgggtgggagggCTTCCCTTATTTCCGCAGTCTCCCTCCACCTGCAGTAATGAAGGGCAGCCTGGGAGGAGGCGATAGAAGGGCCACTCTTGGTGGTCAGAACGGCAGCTGGAGGAGATGGGCTTCTGACTCCCTCCAATAGGGCCACAGCTGCAAATAAAATCAAGAACCAGTTCCTAACATCCCCGAGTTGAAATAtggaaaatgatgaaaattttctCACAGAAACACTGTTGGTGGTCAGGCTCTGTAGAGTGGACAGTTCTGTGCTTCACAAGTTCCTGAATTAACAGCTTTTTGTGGGCCGACTTGGGAACACTGGTCCCTACTGGCACTGCTTCTGTGGGACATGTTTCCAAAATTCCAAACTTCGGATTTCAATCTCAAAACTGACTTTAGGCAGAATTTATCCTCATAGATTTCTTGAACATGGCTCTTGTTCATAAGTGTCGGCTGAACTTATCTTTGAGTTTGATCAAAAACGTTAAGACATAGAATTCAGGTGCATTAGCTATGGGCAGAGCTAAGCACgctccttatctttttttttttttttttttaggctgcattgggtcttcgttgcggtgcgcgggcttctcattgcagtggcttctcttgctgcggagcacgggccctagggcatgtgggcttcagtagttccagcgtgtgggctcagtagttgtggctcgcgggttctacagtgcaggctcagtagttgtggcgcacgggcttagttgctccgcggcatgtgggatcttcccagaccagggctcgaacccgtgtcccctgccttggcaggcggattcttaaccactgcgccaccagggaagtcctgtccttTATATTCAGGAATTACAGGAAAACTGTGAGACCACAGAGCACCACCCACTCACCTCTCCATTTGGCGGCATTAGTTTGAAAGCCCTGATGGCTAATAATTTCCATCACTGGCTATGAAAGCTTAAATTTCTATTATAATTGCATAGGGGATGTGCCAGGgtagaagggattttttttaaatatgggatTTGAtgaaaatgtgttgttttaatttcactCTACCATTATTTGCTCATATTGACATCTATCTGTTCGCATTTACCTTATGAAAAGTTTTAATTATTAAGAGTATGATATTAGCAGAGAGAGATTTAACCAcacattgtttttaattaaagttcATTTGGATTCTAGACCTTGACCAAATGGAGGATGACTTTTATTTGTGTTACATACAGAAATATCAAAAGTAAATCTCAACTAAAGTAGAACTATAATTCAATTGTGAAATAATCCCAAATAACTttctttaaagttaatttttagcaAATAAATACTGTAAAAGCATAAATATGctgatattgggttggccaaaaagtgcctttggtttttaagtaaagatAAAGGAcacgtttttcattttcaccaaaaactttattgaacaacatattcacccttttgtttcactaccttctgccatttttcaggcaacttcataattctgtcttcccaaaactttttatctttttgagcaaagaactgttccaggtgccttttacagtcttccaggggattgaagttttttccattaagagaattttgtaaagacctaaataaatggggcttccctggtggtgcagtggttaagaatccgcctgccagcacaggggacacgggttcgagccctggtccggggagatcccatgtgccgcggagcaactgagcctgtgcgccacaactactgagcctgcactctagagcccatgagcaacaactacttagcccgcgtgctgcaactactgaagcccgtgtgcctggagcccgtgctttgcaatgggagaggccaccgcaatgagaagcccacgcatcacgacaaagagtagcccccgctcaccacaactaaagaaagcccatatgcagcaatgaagacccaacgcagccgaaaataaataaataaatatatgaattaaaaaaaaaaaagacctaaataaatggaaatctgaaggtgcattTCTGGTGAATgcatgtctggtgaatacggcggatgaatcagaacttcccagccaaactgtaacagtttttgcctggtcatcaaagaaacatgcggtcttgctttatcctgatggaagattatgcattttttgttgactaattctggatgcttttcgtcgagtgctgctttcatttggtctaattgggagcagtacttgttggaattaatcgtttggctttccagaaggagctcataatagagaactcccttccaatcccaccatatacacactatcaccttctttggatgaagaccagcctttggtgtggttggtggtggttcgtttcgcttgccccacaatctcttccattccacattattgtacagtatccacttttgaTCACCCATCACAATtcgttttaaaaatggaatgttctCATTactttaagtagagaatcgcatgcagaaatacggtcaagaaggtttttttcacttatgtggaacccaaacatcaaagcgattaacataaccgagctggtgcaaatgattttcagcgcttgatttggatattttgagtatgtcgacTAGCTCCcgtgtggtataatgttgattgttctcaattaatgtctcgatttgatcactcTCAACTTCAATTGGTCTACCTGactgtggagcattgtccagcaagaaatctccagcattaAACTtctcaaaccacttttgacatgttcgatcagttgCAGCACCTTTTCCCTACACTGCACAAATCATTTTGTGCATTTCcatgcatttttacttttcttgaaaTAGTGAAGCATagtatgctgaaaatgttgcttttttcttccatcttcaatattaaaatggctacacaaaaattcaccaattttgataagtcttttttaaatgcacgccgatatgacagctgtcacatacaatctaacaaaattgtttcgaatgaagttaaagacaactaactgctactagagccatcgtacggaaaaaactgaatgaatattttggccagcccaatacttCACAAAGGCAAaagtggaaagaaaggaaattatttaagTTCATTAATACTTAagagctttgggcttccctggtggtgcagtggttaagactcctcctgccaatgcaggggacacaggttctagccctggtctgggaagatcccacatgctgcagagcaactaagtccgtgcaccataactactgagcctgcgctctagagcctgcgagccacaactactgagcccgtgcaccacaactactgaagcccgcacgcctagagcctgtgctccacaagagaagccactgcaatgagaagcccgagcaccgcaacgaagagtagccccctctcgctgcaactaga is a window encoding:
- the EDARADD gene encoding ectodysplasin-A receptor-associated adapter protein isoform X1, with amino-acid sequence MGLRTTKQRARGTKHARGRQEDHLTKEPVEDTDPSTISLNMSDKYPIQDTGLPKAEECDPISLNCPTNSDVQHQGEENGFPDSTGDPLSDTSKDASCTENCTCSSCSLLAPTISDLLNDQDLLDVIRIKLDPCHPTVKNWRNFASKWGMPYDELCFLEQRPQSPTLEFLLRNSQRTVGQLMELCRLYHRADVEKVLRRWVDEEWPRRGHGEHPRNF
- the EDARADD gene encoding ectodysplasin-A receptor-associated adapter protein isoform X2 produces the protein MGLRTTKQRARGTKHARGRQEDHLTKEPVEDTDPSTISLNMSDKYPIQDTGLPKEECDPISLNCPTNSDVQHQGEENGFPDSTGDPLSDTSKDASCTENCTCSSCSLLAPTISDLLNDQDLLDVIRIKLDPCHPTVKNWRNFASKWGMPYDELCFLEQRPQSPTLEFLLRNSQRTVGQLMELCRLYHRADVEKVLRRWVDEEWPRRGHGEHPRNF
- the EDARADD gene encoding ectodysplasin-A receptor-associated adapter protein isoform X4 produces the protein MASPEDPVRADHLTKEPVEDTDPSTISLNMSDKYPIQDTGLPKEECDPISLNCPTNSDVQHQGEENGFPDSTGDPLSDTSKDASCTENCTCSSCSLLAPTISDLLNDQDLLDVIRIKLDPCHPTVKNWRNFASKWGMPYDELCFLEQRPQSPTLEFLLRNSQRTVGQLMELCRLYHRADVEKVLRRWVDEEWPRRGHGEHPRNF
- the EDARADD gene encoding ectodysplasin-A receptor-associated adapter protein isoform X3, whose amino-acid sequence is MASPEDPVRADHLTKEPVEDTDPSTISLNMSDKYPIQDTGLPKAEECDPISLNCPTNSDVQHQGEENGFPDSTGDPLSDTSKDASCTENCTCSSCSLLAPTISDLLNDQDLLDVIRIKLDPCHPTVKNWRNFASKWGMPYDELCFLEQRPQSPTLEFLLRNSQRTVGQLMELCRLYHRADVEKVLRRWVDEEWPRRGHGEHPRNF